In Antedon mediterranea chromosome 10, ecAntMedi1.1, whole genome shotgun sequence, one genomic interval encodes:
- the LOC140060701 gene encoding probable inactive tRNA-specific adenosine deaminase-like protein 3 isoform X2 gives MEEDRITAVLADCYFESIPTVPVHVAEVKDCKNISDLLRNLEQLCPLDELKHLKRIKCFKKEDGTDKFEVILCPTSKGDTILHDLLRRCDCLLNSRVTEVPAKLPLTRHQFNEASKLWSTKFHEDKKISKLIDGTIFQKHEINQIVCNMKKAVNIAKNGIQLSEICIGACIVNPKCNKVIAFSSDYRHQHPLHHAVMVCIDKVAHTQGSGTCQTYKDGFSELIPELPTTSHSKECQYLCTGLDLYCTREPCVMCSMALVHSRIGRVFYGTSDLCGALGKQYKIHTKEGLNHHFEVFKGALENECKYLNS, from the exons atGGAAGAAGATAGAATTACAGCAGTTTTAGCAGATTGTTATTTTGAATCAATACCAACAG TTCCTGTTCATGTTGCTGAGGTTAAAGACTGTAAAAACATTTCTGATTTATTGAG aaaCCTTGAACAGTTGTGTCCATTAGATGAATTAAAACAcctaaaaagaataaaatgttttaagaaaGAAGATGGAACCG ATAAATTTGAAGTTATCTTGTGTCCAACAAGTAAAGGTGATACAATCCTTCATGATTTACTAAGAAGATGTGATTGTCTTTTAAATTCTAGGGTAACAGAAGTCCCTGCCAAATTACCATTAACAAGGCATCAATTTAATGAGGCTTCAAAGCTTTGGTCAACGAAATTTCATGAAGACAAAAA AATAAGCAAACTGATAGATGGTACAATattccaaaaacatgaaatcaATCAAATAGTGTGTAACATGAAAAAGGCAGTTAACATAGCCAAAAACGGCATACAACTCTCAGAG ATTTGTATAGGTGCTTGTATTGTAAATCCAAAGTGTAATAAAGTGATAGCTTTTTCCTCTGATTACCGACATCAACATCCATTACATCATGCTGTGATGGTGTGTATAGATAAAGTTGCACATACTCAGGGCTCTGGAACTTGCCAAACATACA AAGATGGTTTTAGTGAGCTTATTCCTGAGTTACCAACGACTTCTCATTCTAAAGAATGTCAATATTTATGCACTGGTCTGGATCTTTATTGCACTAGAGAGCCATGTGTCAT gtGTTCAATGGCATTAGTCCATTCCAGGATTGGCCGAGTTTTTTACGGTACATCAGATCTATGTGGAGCTCTTGGAAAACAATACAAGATACATACTAAAGAAGGACTAAATCATCATTTTGAAGTTTTTAAAGGTGCACTTGAAAATGAATGTAAATACCTAAACTCATGA
- the LOC140060703 gene encoding uncharacterized protein yields the protein MDHPREIVNTIKQFEEAIEQVEEFFNSIGRKTVVLKPAVETLSLAAPPPGNNDDGPRATTTTSEKSTRPRTSEDVTDSARFRPSPSSKFDKNRPKDIYDETDHNRSVDPDPLNQAKKHLVDAYAINSVFWMYLCVQGVDPRGHIKHELERIKKYMNLIKQVVDKQKAPKLNVKASKRLIRGAMFDTNETNKKLKKE from the exons ATGGATCACCCACGGGAAATagtaaatacaataaaacaatttgaagAAGCAATTGAACAAGTTGAagaattttttaattcaataggCCGCAAGACCGTAGTTTTAAAACCTGCAGTAGAAACACTGTCGTTGGCGGCACCACCACCAGGCAACAACGACGACGGGCCTagggctactactactactagtgagaagagtactaggcctaggaccAGTGAAGATGTCACCGATAGTGCACGATTTAGGCCTAGTCCTAGCagtaaatttgataaaaacagACCAAAAGACATTTATGATGAAACAGACCACAATAGGAGTGTCGAT CCAGATCCACTTAATCAAGCTAAGAAGCATTTAGTTGATGCATATGCTATCAATTCAGTTTTTTGGA tGTACCTATGTGTTCAAGGAGTTGATCCAAGAGGCCATATTAAACATGAACTG gagagaataaaaaaatatatgaactTAATAAAGCAAGTTGTTGATAAACAAAAAG caCCAAAATTGAATGTCAAGGCATCTAAACGTTTAATTAGAGGCGCAATGTTTGACACAA ATGAGACAAATAAGAAGCTAAAAAAggaataa
- the LOC140060490 gene encoding galectin-4-like: MAFYPTAGQQFPIVNPPVPYIGNIQGQMVPNKMIFIQGVVPHGADRFHINLQCGTSTSPRADIAMHFNPRFQAQKVVRNSLVRQGWGKEENHGSYFPFAHGQHFQVIILCEPHQFKVAVNGQHFVEYKHRIEQLNRINTLAVDGKVQLYSIRYSGGEPQVAGGPIFNPPVPFTGGIQGAMTPGRLVFVSGIVKPGADRFHINLQCGPEGRGPRPNIALHFNPRFKARTIVVNALSNQKWGGEEKHAQFFPFIENGFFEVIILCQNDAFRVAVNGQHLLEFKHRIPFHTVNTLMVAGAVTVTQIRFQ; the protein is encoded by the exons ATGGCATTTTATCCGACAGCAGGTCAGCAGTTCCCTATTGTGAACCcg cCTGTTCCATATATTGGCAACATTCAAGGACAAATGGTTCCcaacaaaatgatattcatccAAGGAGTTGTACCTCATGGAGCAGATAG ATTTCATATAAACTTGCAGTGTGGTACAAGTACCAGTCCACGTGCAGATATTGCCATGCATTTTAACCCAAGATTTCAAGCCCAAAAAGTTGTGCGTAACTCCTTAGTTCGCCAAGGCTGGGGCAAGGAAGAAAATCATGGAAGCTATTTTCCATTTGCTCATGGACAACACTTTCAAGTTATTATCTTATGTGAGCCACACCAATTTAAG GTTGCAGTGAATGGACAGCATTTTGTTGAATACAAACACAGAATTGAACAACTAAACCGTATCAATACACTTGCTGTTGATGGCAAAGTACAGCTTTATTCAATCAGATACAGTGGTGGTGAGCCGCAG GTTGCAGGAGGACCAATTTTTAATCCT CCGGTACCATTTACTGGAGGTATCCAAGGAGCAATGACACCAGGTCGCCTTGTGTTTGTTTCTGGCATTGTGAAACCTGGTGCAGATAG gttCCATATAAACTTGCAGTGTGGTCCAGAGGGTAGAGGCCCTCGTCCAAATATTGCTCTTCATTTCAACCCTCGTTTTAAAGCTCGTACAATTGTTGTCAATGCCCTTTCAAACCAGAAGTGGGGAGGAGAAGAAAAACATGCTCAATTCTTTCCATTTATTGAAAATGGATTCTTTGAg GTGATCATCTTATGCCAGAATGATGCTTTTCGTGTAGCTGTGAATGGTCAGCATCTCTTGGAATTTAAGCATAGAATTCCATTCCACACTGTGAACACTTTGATGGTAGCTGGAGCTGTTACTGTCACTCAAATCAGATTCCAGTAA
- the LOC140060701 gene encoding probable inactive tRNA-specific adenosine deaminase-like protein 3 isoform X1, giving the protein MEEDRITAVLADCYFESIPTVPVHVAEVKDCKNISDLLRNLEQLCPLDELKHLKRIKCFKKEDGTDKFEVILCPTSKGDTILHDLLRRCDCLLNSRVTEVPAKLPLTRHQFNEASKLWSTKFHEDKKISKLIDGTIFQKHEINQIVCNMKKAVNIAKNGIQLSEICIGACIVNPKCNKVIAFSSDYRHQHPLHHAVMVCIDKVAHTQGSGTCQTYKDGFSELIPELPTTSHSKECQYLCTGLDLYCTREPCVMCSMALVHSRIGRVFYGTSDLCGALGKQYKIHTKEGLNHHFEVFKGALENEYMTLVEKYMF; this is encoded by the exons atGGAAGAAGATAGAATTACAGCAGTTTTAGCAGATTGTTATTTTGAATCAATACCAACAG TTCCTGTTCATGTTGCTGAGGTTAAAGACTGTAAAAACATTTCTGATTTATTGAG aaaCCTTGAACAGTTGTGTCCATTAGATGAATTAAAACAcctaaaaagaataaaatgttttaagaaaGAAGATGGAACCG ATAAATTTGAAGTTATCTTGTGTCCAACAAGTAAAGGTGATACAATCCTTCATGATTTACTAAGAAGATGTGATTGTCTTTTAAATTCTAGGGTAACAGAAGTCCCTGCCAAATTACCATTAACAAGGCATCAATTTAATGAGGCTTCAAAGCTTTGGTCAACGAAATTTCATGAAGACAAAAA AATAAGCAAACTGATAGATGGTACAATattccaaaaacatgaaatcaATCAAATAGTGTGTAACATGAAAAAGGCAGTTAACATAGCCAAAAACGGCATACAACTCTCAGAG ATTTGTATAGGTGCTTGTATTGTAAATCCAAAGTGTAATAAAGTGATAGCTTTTTCCTCTGATTACCGACATCAACATCCATTACATCATGCTGTGATGGTGTGTATAGATAAAGTTGCACATACTCAGGGCTCTGGAACTTGCCAAACATACA AAGATGGTTTTAGTGAGCTTATTCCTGAGTTACCAACGACTTCTCATTCTAAAGAATGTCAATATTTATGCACTGGTCTGGATCTTTATTGCACTAGAGAGCCATGTGTCAT gtGTTCAATGGCATTAGTCCATTCCAGGATTGGCCGAGTTTTTTACGGTACATCAGATCTATGTGGAGCTCTTGGAAAACAATACAAGATACATACTAAAGAAGGACTAAATCATCATTTTGAAGTTTTTAAAGGTGCACTTGAAAATGAAT ACATGACTTTGGTGGAAAAGTATATGTTTTGA